A DNA window from Nocardioides palaemonis contains the following coding sequences:
- a CDS encoding acyl-CoA dehydrogenase family protein, which yields MPRLCQTDGLSEDQTEILKAVRQFVDEQIIPVAQELEHADDYPQEIIDGLKELGVFGLTIPEEFGGLGESLLTYALVVEEIARGWMSVSGVINTHFIVAYMLIQHGTDEQKQKYLPRMATGEVRGAFSMSEPGLGSDVSAVSTKAVKQDDGSYAITGQKMWLTNGATSTLVAVLTKTDEGADSVYKNMTTFLVEKEAGFGETAQGVTVPGKIEKMGYKGVETTELILEGHRIGADQVLGGEPGKGFFQMMDGVEVGRVNVAARACGLAWRGFELGIAYAQQRKTFGKPIAEHQAVLFRLAEMATKVEVAHTMMVKAARLKDTGQRMDVEAGMAKMVASEYANEVVEDSFRIHGGYGYSKEYEIERLMREVKFMLIGEGTSDIQKMIIGRSLLKDYRL from the coding sequence ATGCCCCGCCTCTGCCAGACCGACGGCCTCTCCGAGGACCAGACCGAGATCCTCAAGGCCGTGCGCCAGTTCGTGGACGAGCAGATCATCCCGGTCGCGCAGGAGCTCGAGCACGCCGACGATTACCCGCAGGAGATCATCGACGGGCTCAAGGAGCTGGGCGTCTTCGGCCTGACCATCCCCGAGGAGTTCGGTGGGCTGGGGGAGTCGCTGCTGACCTACGCCCTGGTGGTCGAGGAGATCGCCCGCGGCTGGATGAGCGTCTCGGGCGTGATCAACACCCACTTCATCGTGGCCTACATGCTGATCCAGCACGGCACCGACGAGCAGAAGCAGAAGTACCTCCCGCGGATGGCCACCGGCGAGGTGCGTGGCGCGTTCTCGATGTCCGAGCCGGGCCTCGGGTCCGACGTCTCGGCCGTCTCCACGAAGGCCGTGAAGCAGGACGACGGGTCCTACGCCATCACCGGGCAGAAGATGTGGCTGACCAACGGCGCCACCTCCACCCTCGTCGCGGTGCTCACCAAGACCGACGAGGGCGCCGACTCGGTCTACAAGAACATGACGACCTTCCTGGTGGAGAAGGAGGCCGGCTTCGGCGAGACCGCCCAGGGCGTCACCGTCCCGGGCAAGATCGAGAAGATGGGCTACAAGGGCGTCGAGACGACCGAGCTCATCCTCGAGGGCCACCGGATCGGTGCCGACCAGGTCCTCGGCGGCGAGCCGGGCAAGGGCTTCTTCCAGATGATGGACGGCGTCGAGGTCGGCCGGGTCAACGTCGCCGCGCGCGCGTGCGGCCTGGCCTGGCGCGGCTTCGAGCTCGGCATCGCCTACGCCCAGCAGCGCAAGACCTTCGGCAAGCCGATCGCCGAGCACCAGGCCGTGCTGTTCCGCCTCGCCGAGATGGCCACCAAGGTCGAGGTCGCCCACACGATGATGGTCAAGGCCGCGCGCCTCAAGGACACCGGCCAGCGGATGGACGTCGAGGCCGGCATGGCCAAGATGGTCGCCAGCGAGTACGCCAACGAGGTCGTCGAGGACTCCTTCCGCATCCACGGCGGCTACGGCTACTCCAAGGAGTACGAGATCGAGCGGCTGATGCGCGAGGTCAAGTTCATGCTGATCGGCGAGGGCACCTCCGACATCCAGAAGATGATCATCGGCCGCAGCCTGCTCAAGGACTACCGGCTCTGA
- a CDS encoding glycosyltransferase family 2 protein translates to MSAMPAVPDPSPHPAPSERVELSVVVPCYNEEESLPRLVEVLTQELSALTPHFEVILVDDGSRDRTLPMLREVHRAHPRFRYLSLSRNFGKESAMLAGLSHARGEKVAIMDADLQHPPTLLAKMLPLLDTGDYSQVVARRTRAGDPALRTALSRLYYRMMNRLVDVDLEDGVGDFRVLDRRAVRALLTLGESNRFSKGLFAWIGFPTAVVDYENVSREAGATKWSMRNLFNYGIDGVVSFNYRPLRMSIWFGILATVVAVGYALWVLVDAIVHGNSVPGYVTTICAVTAFGGVQLIVLGVIGEYLGRIYAETKQRPLFLLKESSESDLPVTTVLGREHEALEPIERSIPE, encoded by the coding sequence ATGAGCGCCATGCCTGCCGTCCCGGACCCCTCCCCGCACCCCGCCCCGAGCGAGCGCGTCGAGCTCTCCGTGGTCGTGCCCTGCTACAACGAGGAGGAGTCCCTCCCGCGCCTGGTGGAGGTGCTCACGCAGGAGCTGTCGGCGCTGACGCCGCACTTCGAGGTGATACTCGTCGACGACGGCAGCCGCGACCGCACGCTCCCGATGCTGCGCGAGGTGCACCGCGCGCACCCGCGCTTCCGCTACCTCTCGCTGAGCCGCAACTTCGGCAAGGAGTCGGCGATGCTGGCCGGGCTCAGCCACGCACGCGGCGAGAAGGTCGCGATCATGGACGCCGACCTCCAGCACCCGCCGACGCTCCTCGCAAAGATGTTGCCGCTGCTCGACACGGGCGACTACTCCCAGGTCGTCGCTCGACGCACCCGGGCCGGTGACCCCGCGCTGCGCACCGCGCTGTCGCGGCTCTACTACCGGATGATGAACCGCCTCGTCGACGTCGACCTCGAGGACGGCGTGGGCGACTTCCGGGTCCTCGACCGGCGCGCGGTGCGGGCGCTGCTCACCCTCGGCGAGAGCAACCGGTTCTCCAAGGGGCTCTTCGCGTGGATCGGCTTCCCGACCGCGGTCGTCGACTACGAGAACGTCTCGCGCGAGGCCGGCGCCACGAAGTGGAGCATGCGCAACCTGTTCAACTACGGCATCGACGGCGTCGTGTCGTTCAACTACCGCCCGCTGCGGATGTCGATCTGGTTCGGCATCCTCGCCACCGTCGTCGCCGTCGGCTACGCCCTGTGGGTGCTCGTCGACGCGATCGTGCACGGCAACAGCGTCCCCGGCTACGTCACCACGATCTGCGCCGTCACGGCGTTCGGCGGCGTGCAGCTGATCGTGCTCGGCGTGATCGGCGAGTACCTCGGTCGCATCTACGCCGAGACCAAGCAGCGCCCGCTCTTCCTGCTCAAGGAGAGCAGCGAGTCCGACCTCCCGGTGACCACGGTCCTGGGACGCGAGCACGAAGCCCTCGAGCCCATCGAACGGAGCATCCCGGAGTGA